The Campylobacterota bacterium genome window below encodes:
- the leuS gene encoding leucine--tRNA ligase: MNYSPAEIEAKWQRFWSETKAYEPSNDFSKPKKYVLSMFPYPSGRIHMGHVRNYTIGDAFARYYRQQGFNVLHPIGWDSFGMPAENAAIKHGVHPKKWTYENIATMRGELAGLGLSFSEEREFATSNPEYTAFEQAFIIDMFEKGLLYRKQGFLNWCPHDQTVLANEQVVEGGCWRCGTPIEQKEMYQYYLKISDYAEELLESLKTLEGKWPKQVLTMQENWIGKSYGLEFRFRLDEASEAKLGAVYDGFEVFTTRPDTIYGVSYAALAPEHEIVRHMLSFGLLDETSAEAIRAMQRVGARERATQPKAGVALGIDVIHPLTGAKVPVWVANFVLTDYGSGAVMAVPAHDERDYEFASKYNLPLNPVIFPAEGELPSGCAYTETGLLRESGEFSGMDNVSAKAAIMDYFEANKLGKKVVNFRLKDWGISRQRYWGAPIPLIHCESCGIVPEKKENLPVALPEDVEITGEGNPLDHHPTWKHCACPKCGKAAVRETDTMDTFIQSSWYFLRYTVKNDYKEAFDPEALAYWMNVDHYIGGIEHAILHLLYARFFTKMLRDLGYVRSDEPFDHLLTQGMVLKDGAKMSKSKGNTVDPGELVAKYGADTARLFILFAAPPTQELEWNDSAVEGAFRFLKRFADRSQKVTPTQTIPAIDHAALSKEEKAARKKVYEALKRAQDVYTERHTFNTLIAGVMEAMNALNEQNNADVWSEGYWILSSIMEPIVPHLCWELSRTLFGGKNFGPQKVLDEVFEVDHIALGVSVNGKNRATIEVGVGDSNEAILAAAKAAVEKWLEGKEILKEIVVPGKLVNLVIKG, from the coding sequence TTGAATTATTCCCCCGCAGAGATTGAAGCCAAATGGCAGCGCTTCTGGAGCGAAACCAAAGCCTACGAACCTTCAAACGATTTTTCCAAACCGAAAAAATACGTCCTCAGCATGTTTCCCTACCCTTCGGGGCGGATCCACATGGGGCACGTGCGCAACTACACCATCGGTGACGCATTTGCGCGCTACTACCGCCAGCAGGGGTTCAACGTCCTCCATCCGATCGGCTGGGACAGTTTCGGGATGCCGGCGGAGAACGCCGCGATCAAACACGGTGTCCATCCCAAAAAATGGACCTATGAAAACATCGCGACGATGCGCGGAGAGCTTGCCGGGCTTGGACTGTCGTTTTCCGAGGAACGTGAGTTCGCCACTTCCAACCCGGAATACACGGCGTTCGAGCAGGCCTTTATCATCGATATGTTTGAAAAGGGGCTTTTGTACCGGAAACAGGGATTTTTGAACTGGTGTCCGCATGACCAGACGGTTCTGGCCAACGAACAGGTCGTGGAGGGGGGATGCTGGCGCTGCGGCACTCCGATCGAGCAAAAAGAGATGTACCAGTACTATCTCAAAATCAGCGATTACGCCGAAGAGCTCCTGGAATCGCTGAAAACCCTCGAGGGGAAATGGCCCAAGCAGGTGTTGACGATGCAGGAGAACTGGATCGGCAAATCGTACGGGCTGGAGTTTAGATTCAGGCTCGACGAGGCAAGCGAAGCGAAGCTTGGGGCCGTGTATGACGGGTTCGAAGTCTTTACGACCCGTCCCGACACGATCTACGGTGTCAGCTACGCGGCACTCGCCCCCGAACACGAAATCGTTCGCCACATGCTCTCGTTCGGACTGCTGGATGAGACGAGCGCGGAAGCGATCCGCGCCATGCAACGCGTCGGTGCGCGCGAACGCGCCACACAGCCCAAAGCGGGGGTGGCGCTGGGAATCGACGTGATCCATCCGCTGACGGGCGCGAAAGTCCCCGTATGGGTCGCCAACTTCGTTTTGACCGATTACGGCTCGGGTGCGGTCATGGCGGTTCCCGCGCACGATGAGCGCGATTACGAATTCGCCTCCAAATACAACCTTCCGCTCAACCCGGTCATCTTTCCCGCCGAGGGTGAACTCCCCAGCGGCTGTGCCTACACCGAAACGGGGCTCTTGAGAGAGAGCGGAGAATTCAGCGGCATGGACAACGTCAGTGCGAAAGCCGCGATCATGGACTATTTCGAGGCCAATAAACTGGGCAAAAAAGTGGTCAATTTCCGTCTCAAAGACTGGGGGATCAGTCGTCAGCGCTACTGGGGCGCTCCGATTCCCCTCATCCACTGCGAGAGTTGCGGCATCGTACCGGAGAAAAAAGAGAACCTTCCCGTCGCACTTCCCGAAGACGTGGAGATCACCGGCGAGGGGAACCCGCTGGACCATCACCCGACGTGGAAACACTGCGCCTGCCCAAAATGCGGCAAGGCGGCAGTACGGGAGACCGATACGATGGATACCTTTATCCAGTCGTCGTGGTATTTCCTCCGTTATACGGTCAAAAACGATTACAAAGAGGCGTTTGACCCCGAGGCGCTTGCGTACTGGATGAACGTCGACCACTACATCGGGGGGATCGAGCACGCGATTTTGCACCTGCTCTATGCGCGGTTCTTTACGAAAATGCTTCGCGATCTGGGATACGTCCGTTCGGACGAGCCTTTCGACCACCTCCTTACCCAGGGGATGGTCCTCAAAGACGGGGCCAAGATGTCCAAATCCAAAGGGAACACCGTCGATCCTGGGGAACTCGTCGCCAAATACGGAGCCGATACGGCACGCCTTTTCATCCTGTTCGCCGCACCGCCGACGCAGGAACTCGAATGGAACGACAGCGCGGTAGAAGGGGCATTCCGTTTCCTCAAGCGTTTCGCCGACCGGAGCCAAAAGGTGACCCCGACCCAAACGATCCCGGCGATCGATCACGCGGCACTCTCCAAAGAGGAGAAAGCGGCGCGCAAAAAAGTGTACGAAGCGCTCAAACGCGCCCAGGACGTCTATACCGAACGCCACACCTTCAACACCCTCATCGCCGGGGTAATGGAAGCGATGAACGCGCTGAACGAGCAGAACAACGCCGACGTCTGGAGCGAAGGGTACTGGATCCTGAGCTCCATTATGGAGCCGATCGTTCCGCACCTGTGCTGGGAACTCTCCCGGACGCTCTTCGGAGGTAAAAATTTCGGCCCCCAAAAAGTGCTCGACGAGGTATTTGAAGTCGATCACATCGCCCTGGGGGTTTCGGTTAACGGCAAAAACCGTGCAACGATCGAAGTGGGAGTGGGTGATTCGAACGAAGCAATCCTTGCCGCAGCGAAAGCGGCGGTGGAAAAATGGCTCGAAGGCAAAGAGATCCTCAAAGAGATCGTCGTTCCCGGCAAGCTTGTCAATCTGGTTATCAAGGGATAA
- a CDS encoding DUF6394 family protein, giving the protein MDWGKVVYVFFTLMSLTSTAAFLYDHTSMMLFVAASLNIISTILKLGVRNLLAAELLAGSLVADLHLIPAFIYMEVVGSIQWAVALAIGALIANLFSIIMVFIESAKSKENYE; this is encoded by the coding sequence ATGGATTGGGGTAAAGTAGTATACGTTTTTTTCACGCTGATGAGTTTGACGTCGACGGCGGCGTTTTTGTACGATCATACGTCGATGATGCTGTTCGTGGCGGCGAGCCTGAACATCATTTCGACGATTCTCAAGCTCGGTGTCCGCAACCTGTTGGCCGCCGAACTGCTCGCCGGATCGCTCGTGGCCGATTTGCACCTGATCCCCGCGTTCATCTACATGGAGGTCGTCGGCAGCATCCAGTGGGCCGTCGCACTGGCCATCGGCGCACTGATCGCCAACCTTTTTTCGATTATCATGGTCTTTATCGAGAGTGCCAAATCCAAAGAGAATTACGAATAA